The DNA window CACGCCACCGCGCAACGCGCCCACGGCGAGCTGTTTTACGGCCGACGCGGCACCCTGACCCACTTCGCCCTGCAGGATGCGATGGTGGAGCTGGAGGGCGGCGCCGGCTGCGTGCTGTACCCCTGCGGTGCGGCGGCGGTGGCCAATGCGATCCTGTCGTTCGTCGGCGCCGGCGATCACCTGCTGGTCACCGGTTCGGCGTACGAACCGACCCAGGATTTCTGCACCCACATCCTCGGTCGCATGAACGTCAGCACCACCTATTTCGATCCGCTGATCGGCGCCGATATCGCCACATTGATCCAACCCAATACCCGCGTGGTGTTCCTGGAATCCCCCGGCTCCATCACCCTGGAAGTGCAGGACATTCCGGCGATGGTGCAGGCCATTCGCGCCGTGGCGCCGGAGGTGGTGATCATGATCGACAACACCTGGGCGGCGGGCGTGCTGTTCAAGGCGCTGGATTTTGACATCGACATTTCTATTCAGGCCGGCACCAAATACCTGATCGGCCATTCCGATTACATGCTCGGCACCGCCGTCGCCAACGCGCGCTGTTGGGATCAACTGCGCGAGTACTCCTATCTGATGGGGCAGATGGTGGATGCCGACACCGCCTACATGGCGAGCCGCGGCCTGCGCACCCTGAGCGTGCGCCTGAAGCAGCACGAGCGCAGCAGCATTGAGGTCGCCAACTGGCTGGCCGAACGGCCGGAGGTGGCGACGGTCAATCACCCGGCCCTGCCCAGCTGCAAGGGCCACGAGTTCTACCGCCGCGACTTCAGCGGCTGCAACGGGCTATTCTCTTTCGTGCTGAAAGAGCGGCTGGACGATGCGCAGCTGGCCGCCTACCTGGACAACTTCAGCCACTTCAGCATGGCCTACTCCTGGGGCGGCTTCGAGTCGCTGATCCTGGCCAACCAACCGGAAGAGCTGGAAGCGATCCGTCCGGCGGGCGGCGTCGATTTTTCCGGCACGCTGGTGCGCGTGCACATCGGCCTGGAGAACGTCGAAGACCTGATCGCCGATCTGGCTGCCGGCTTCGATCGCCTCAACGGCGTGCGCTAAGGCGGATTCCGCTAATTTTCTTCGTCTCGTTTAATGTCGGCTTAAGCTATTAGCGGTACACTATCCGGGTAACTGTCAGATACGGTAACCGCCGCACCCTGGAGAACGTGACCC is part of the Serratia marcescens genome and encodes:
- the metC gene encoding cystathionine beta-lyase is translated as MTSKHIETTLIGAGRGKRYTQGSVNPVTQRASSLVFDSVAAKKHATAQRAHGELFYGRRGTLTHFALQDAMVELEGGAGCVLYPCGAAAVANAILSFVGAGDHLLVTGSAYEPTQDFCTHILGRMNVSTTYFDPLIGADIATLIQPNTRVVFLESPGSITLEVQDIPAMVQAIRAVAPEVVIMIDNTWAAGVLFKALDFDIDISIQAGTKYLIGHSDYMLGTAVANARCWDQLREYSYLMGQMVDADTAYMASRGLRTLSVRLKQHERSSIEVANWLAERPEVATVNHPALPSCKGHEFYRRDFSGCNGLFSFVLKERLDDAQLAAYLDNFSHFSMAYSWGGFESLILANQPEELEAIRPAGGVDFSGTLVRVHIGLENVEDLIADLAAGFDRLNGVR